The following coding sequences are from one Humulus lupulus chromosome X, drHumLupu1.1, whole genome shotgun sequence window:
- the LOC133806329 gene encoding uncharacterized protein LOC133806329, which produces MLWACARATTPEEFTRKMNEIKDVDEKAYQWLLKKAPTEWSKSHFRESVKCDMLLHNLCESFSAAILPARDKAIVTLEAVKKWVHPVGKRILNLIEKHKHVARHCNTTIASSGKFQVFVQGVETLVVDLVAKKCTCRGFQLTGIPCSHALACIWAFGLDFLDYIEEWYKKDAYIAAYARIIEPMPNLDKWPQTGLNIILPPPEHALPGRPKKKKKREIEVLMNHHVKP; this is translated from the exons ATGTTGTGGGCTTGTGCAAGGGCAACAACACCTGAGGAGTTCACAAGAAAGATGAATGAGATAAAAGATGTGGATGAGAAGGCATACCAATGGTTGTTAAAGAAAGCACCAACAGAGTGGAGCAAATCACATTTTAGAGAAAGTGTGAAATGTGATATGCTTCTTCACAACCTCTGTGAAAGCTTTAGTGCAGCAATTTTGCCTGCAAGGGACAAGGCTATTGTGACACT GGAGGCTGTTAAGAAGTGGGTACACCCAGTCGGTAAAAGGATCTTGAATCTTATTGAGAAACACAAGCATGTTGCAAGACATTGCAACACAACCATTGCAAGCAGTGGAAAATTCCAAGTGTTTGTCCAAGGAGTAGAAACACTGGTGGTTGACTTGGTTGCCAAAAAGTGCACTTGCAGGGGATTTCAATTGACTGGCATCCCTTGTTCTCATGCACTGGCTTGCATTTGGGCATTTGGTTTGGATTTCTTGGACTACATTGAGGAATGGTACAAAAAGGATGCTTACATTGCTGCATATGCTAGGATAATTGAACCCATGCCCAACCTTGACAAATGGCCTCAAACTGGCCTAAACATAATACTTCCACCTCCAGAGCATGCCTTACCAGGcagacccaaaaaaaaaaaaaaaagagaaatagaAGTGTTGATGAACCACCACGTGAAGCCATAA